The proteins below come from a single Tissierella sp. MB52-C2 genomic window:
- a CDS encoding zinc dependent phospholipase C family protein — protein sequence MDFLENTYDKVLNTVFDVANPIKRSIINTHCKVHKFININALRILRNDKYISEYDFFKSYIYHINEGAVWADQDFKSSNHFYNPTTKKGLYGRKTAMDLGVEYYNESIELWKQGDFNKSLFYFGASIHIIQDMTIPQHANIRLLDNHHQYENYVKRTHEYIKDFQVENGAYLLDSIKDYIRFNARVAIRVYKKFKNISDDETRFYRTSRCTLALAERTTAGAMILFYKDLFSQDSSQLH from the coding sequence ATGGATTTTTTAGAAAACACTTACGATAAAGTATTAAATACAGTTTTTGATGTGGCAAATCCTATTAAAAGATCTATCATCAATACTCATTGTAAAGTTCATAAGTTTATTAATATAAATGCCCTAAGAATTCTTAGGAATGATAAATATATTAGTGAATACGATTTTTTTAAAAGCTATATCTATCATATAAACGAGGGAGCTGTATGGGCAGATCAAGATTTTAAAAGTTCAAATCATTTTTATAATCCTACCACTAAAAAAGGATTATATGGCAGAAAGACTGCTATGGATTTGGGAGTAGAATATTATAATGAATCAATTGAGTTATGGAAACAAGGGGACTTCAATAAATCATTATTTTATTTTGGTGCATCCATACATATAATCCAAGATATGACTATTCCCCAACACGCTAATATTCGTTTGCTAGATAACCATCACCAATATGAGAACTATGTTAAACGTACCCATGAATATATAAAGGATTTTCAAGTAGAAAATGGCGCATATCTTCTGGATTCCATAAAGGATTATATAAGATTTAATGCTAGGGTAGCCATTAGAGTATATAAGAAGTTTAAAAATATATCTGATGATGAAACTAGATTTTATCGCACCAGTAGATGTACCCTAGCATTAGCAGAAAGAACTACAGCTGGAGCCATGATTTTATTCTATAAAGATTTATTTTCTCAAGATTCAAGTCAACTTCATTAG
- the thpR gene encoding RNA 2',3'-cyclic phosphodiesterase yields MRIFLAIEFSDDIKTYLYNIQEIVKKNSISGKFTDKDNFHLTLRFIGETTETQLNNLKKAIDNVVVNQEKFELNLSGLGEFPRGRKRIIWLGIEANQMMDRLYLKLEDELEKQGYEKEGRDFVPHITMGREVVIAEEFKELERKVKTTDEIVSVGKVSIMESTRIDGKLTYVPIYVRQFSLSSKS; encoded by the coding sequence ATGCGTATATTTTTAGCAATAGAATTTTCAGATGACATAAAGACATATTTATACAATATACAAGAAATAGTAAAGAAAAATAGTATTTCAGGAAAATTTACTGATAAAGATAATTTTCACTTAACTCTTAGATTTATAGGAGAAACTACAGAGACACAGTTAAATAACCTAAAGAAAGCTATTGATAATGTAGTTGTAAATCAAGAGAAGTTTGAATTGAACCTCAGCGGATTAGGAGAATTCCCTAGAGGGAGAAAAAGAATAATATGGCTGGGAATAGAAGCAAATCAAATGATGGATAGATTATATTTAAAATTAGAGGATGAATTAGAAAAACAAGGTTATGAAAAAGAGGGAAGAGATTTTGTTCCCCATATTACAATGGGAAGAGAAGTAGTTATTGCAGAGGAGTTTAAAGAATTAGAAAGGAAGGTTAAAACCACTGATGAAATAGTATCAGTAGGTAAAGTCTCAATAATGGAAAGCACAAGAATAGATGGAAAACTAACTTATGTTCCAATTTATGTTAGACAATTTAGTTTAAGCTCTAAGAGTTAA
- a CDS encoding acyl-CoA dehydratase activase-related protein, with translation MIVGIPKGLLYYKYNPFLQTFFSELGAEVITSEDTNKKILDEGIRYSVDEACLPIKVFHGHVSSLRDKSDIIIIPRIMQVRKREYICPKFCGLPEMIMNSIPDMPKVITEPIYAISKGKLYNWAEDAGSIIVDDKSKIKRAFNKALEQQKVYDSGIKDENYKLKVALVGHPYNIYDDFINMNVVKKLNKLGVGVITEEYLREELMDKEVESLYKRPFWTFARNSYGFASYISKKKQVDGIIYISSFACGIDSVVVELIKDKIGEFPFMILKIDEHTGEAGLDTRVEAFIDMLERRY, from the coding sequence ATGATAGTAGGAATTCCAAAAGGGCTTTTATATTATAAGTATAATCCATTTTTACAAACATTTTTTAGTGAACTTGGAGCCGAAGTAATTACTTCTGAAGATACTAATAAAAAAATATTAGATGAAGGTATTAGATATTCAGTGGACGAAGCTTGTCTTCCAATAAAGGTCTTCCATGGACATGTTTCTTCACTAAGAGATAAAAGTGATATTATTATAATTCCAAGAATAATGCAGGTTAGAAAAAGAGAATATATATGTCCGAAATTTTGCGGGCTTCCTGAAATGATTATGAATAGTATTCCAGATATGCCTAAGGTCATTACAGAACCTATTTATGCCATATCCAAAGGAAAACTTTATAATTGGGCAGAGGATGCAGGCAGTATCATAGTGGATGATAAATCAAAAATTAAAAGGGCATTTAATAAAGCTTTAGAGCAGCAGAAGGTCTACGATTCGGGAATAAAAGATGAGAATTATAAATTAAAAGTTGCATTAGTGGGACACCCATATAATATATATGACGATTTTATAAATATGAATGTAGTGAAAAAACTTAATAAATTAGGTGTAGGTGTCATAACTGAAGAATATCTTAGGGAAGAATTAATGGATAAAGAGGTTGAAAGTCTATATAAAAGGCCATTTTGGACTTTTGCAAGAAATTCTTATGGTTTTGCATCTTATATTTCTAAGAAAAAACAAGTAGATGGAATTATATATATATCCTCATTTGCCTGTGGTATAGATTCCGTTGTAGTTGAGCTTATTAAAGATAAAATAGGTGAATTTCCTTTTATGATATTGAAAATAGATGAACATACTGGTGAGGCAGGTCTTGATACAAGAGTGGAAGCATTTATTGATATGCTGGAAAGGAGATATTAG
- a CDS encoding CoA protein activase, with product MKITAPHLGNVYLAAKALFDGLEIDYIMPPLNNKSAIEIGSLYSPEEMCLPFKIMVGNYIQAIEKGADTVIIPGSCGPCRFGEYGEMQMNLLNRLGYDLEFILIDSPGDIGIKELFNRINRISTKSNKSGRQKIKVLSDAIKIMNLIDKIEGEARYLTGYEEEKGKCKKILNNCIREAFKCNNPQEMIEVLKEYEIELNNIKLDKNKNPVKIAIIGEIYTIIEPFSNLYIEDKLMDYGVSTQKKLTPSWWVKNTALSPIKLNSLDIKNAGKEYLSIGIGGHGRECIGEAVLAYENGFDGAIQIFPMGCMPEIVSKAILPTISKDKDFPIMSLIVDEMTGEAGYVTRIEAFVDLLERRKVDALSWS from the coding sequence ATGAAGATAACAGCACCACATTTGGGAAATGTATACTTGGCAGCTAAGGCATTATTTGATGGGCTTGAAATAGATTATATTATGCCTCCTTTAAATAACAAATCAGCCATAGAAATTGGGTCTTTGTATTCTCCAGAAGAAATGTGTCTACCTTTTAAGATAATGGTGGGAAACTATATACAGGCGATCGAAAAGGGGGCAGATACAGTAATAATTCCTGGAAGCTGTGGACCCTGTAGGTTTGGAGAATACGGAGAAATGCAAATGAATCTATTGAATAGATTAGGATATGATTTAGAGTTTATATTGATAGATTCTCCAGGAGATATTGGAATTAAAGAATTATTCAATCGAATAAATAGAATATCTACAAAAAGTAATAAATCGGGACGTCAAAAAATAAAGGTCTTATCTGATGCTATAAAGATTATGAATTTAATTGACAAAATAGAAGGAGAGGCTAGATACCTTACAGGATATGAAGAGGAAAAGGGTAAGTGTAAAAAGATATTAAATAATTGTATAAGAGAAGCATTTAAATGTAATAATCCTCAAGAGATGATAGAAGTATTGAAGGAATATGAGATAGAATTAAATAATATCAAATTAGATAAAAATAAAAATCCTGTTAAGATTGCCATAATTGGAGAAATCTATACCATAATAGAACCATTTTCAAATCTATATATAGAAGATAAGCTTATGGATTATGGGGTGTCAACTCAAAAAAAATTAACCCCTAGCTGGTGGGTAAAGAATACGGCATTATCTCCTATTAAATTAAATTCATTAGATATAAAAAATGCAGGAAAAGAGTATTTATCCATAGGAATCGGAGGTCATGGAAGAGAGTGTATCGGGGAGGCTGTATTGGCCTATGAAAATGGATTTGATGGAGCTATTCAAATATTTCCTATGGGTTGTATGCCTGAAATTGTATCAAAGGCAATTTTACCAACTATTTCAAAGGATAAAGATTTCCCAATAATGTCTCTTATTGTTGATGAAATGACAGGAGAGGCAGGATATGTTACTAGAATTGAAGCATTTGTAGATTTGCTTGAAAGGAGAAAGGTAGATGCATTATCTTGGAGTTGA
- a CDS encoding acyl-CoA dehydratase activase — MHYLGVDVGSVSTNIVLLDEEMDVVEKIYLRTKGSPIKAVQDGFKILKANYNDMKIGGVGTTGSGRHIASTLIGADAVKNEITAHAVAALEIDKDVKTIIEIGGQDSKIIILRNGVVSDFGMNTVCAAGTGSFIDRQAERLEIPIEEFGDYALESNTTVRIAGRCAVFAESDMIHKQQLGYNKSDIIRGLCDALVRNYLNNVGKGKEVLPKIFFQGGVAANKGIKKAFENALGYEVFVPEHYNVMGSIGAAIIGRESAEKAGETNFKGFDLAESNFISTSFECNDCTNKCEVVKINENNNDIGCFGDRCGKWSHKIAI, encoded by the coding sequence ATGCATTATCTTGGAGTTGATGTAGGTTCAGTAAGTACAAATATTGTACTTTTAGATGAAGAAATGGATGTTGTAGAGAAAATATATTTAAGAACTAAGGGAAGTCCCATTAAAGCAGTTCAAGATGGGTTTAAAATATTAAAGGCTAATTATAATGATATGAAAATTGGTGGAGTTGGAACTACTGGAAGTGGTAGGCATATAGCATCTACACTAATAGGTGCAGATGCAGTAAAAAATGAAATAACTGCCCATGCAGTTGCAGCTCTTGAAATTGATAAAGACGTAAAGACTATAATTGAAATAGGGGGACAGGATTCAAAGATAATAATTTTGAGAAATGGAGTAGTATCTGATTTTGGAATGAATACAGTATGTGCAGCAGGTACAGGATCATTTATTGATAGGCAAGCAGAAAGACTTGAGATTCCAATTGAAGAATTTGGTGATTATGCACTGGAATCAAATACTACAGTAAGGATTGCTGGAAGATGTGCAGTTTTTGCGGAGTCTGACATGATACATAAACAACAATTAGGATATAATAAGTCTGATATTATCAGAGGACTTTGTGATGCCTTAGTTAGAAATTATCTCAATAATGTAGGAAAAGGAAAAGAAGTTCTACCAAAGATATTTTTTCAAGGGGGAGTAGCTGCTAATAAGGGAATAAAGAAAGCTTTTGAAAATGCATTAGGTTATGAGGTATTTGTTCCAGAACATTATAATGTAATGGGTTCAATAGGTGCTGCAATTATTGGGAGAGAATCTGCCGAAAAAGCAGGTGAAACAAATTTTAAAGGATTTGACCTTGCCGAAAGTAATTTTATATCTACAAGCTTTGAATGTAATGATTGTACAAATAAGTGTGAAGTCGTTAAGATTAATGAAAATAATAATGATATTGGTTGCTTTGGAGATAGATGTGGAAAATGGAGTCATAAAATTGCAATATAA
- a CDS encoding FAD-dependent oxidoreductase, producing the protein MINNKKYFKNSPTSYWILSASSAEYPILNEDINVDVVIIGGGLAGIQCAYQLHKEGLSIAVLEANHIGHGTTGHTTGKITSQHHLIYNKLQSQVGKELAQQYATANETAIHEIKRIADESNIDCNYISQSSFIYTQQDEYVEKIHDEVKTASELGIEASYVQDIPFSIPIKGAIRFDNQAQFHSLKYLYSLAKNISKKGVHIYEQTMAVDIEENNDNYIITTINGNKVSAEKVIIASHYPFYNKHGMYFTRIYPSRTYITGVKAKEKYPGGMYINAEEPSRSIRCENTQDGELILVVGEGHKTGQGEDMNQHYEVLMDFANNLFTVEDIPFRWSTQDCMTLDSIPYIGNFTSNTPNLYIATGFQKWGMTNSTVASIIIRDLIIKGESPWADVYNPSRKTIAASSKNFIVENADVAKHLLKGKLSSLDNDINLQNGESKVLEIQGKRAGAYRDYQGKLHIVNTTCTHMGCELNWNSAESSWDCPCHGSRFSYEGKVLEGPATKPLKLEHDVNTIEKLFKDDF; encoded by the coding sequence ATGATTAATAATAAAAAGTATTTTAAAAACTCACCTACTTCCTATTGGATCTTATCCGCTTCATCAGCTGAATATCCTATTTTAAATGAAGATATTAATGTAGATGTAGTTATTATAGGTGGGGGGCTGGCAGGTATTCAATGTGCTTATCAACTACATAAAGAGGGATTAAGCATTGCTGTTTTAGAGGCCAATCACATAGGTCACGGTACCACTGGCCACACAACAGGAAAAATCACTTCGCAGCATCACCTTATTTATAATAAATTACAATCTCAAGTAGGAAAGGAACTAGCTCAGCAATATGCTACTGCAAATGAAACTGCTATTCATGAGATTAAAAGAATTGCTGATGAATCTAATATAGATTGTAATTATATTTCTCAATCGTCATTTATCTATACTCAACAAGATGAATACGTCGAAAAAATTCATGATGAAGTTAAAACAGCATCAGAATTAGGAATTGAAGCTTCCTATGTACAAGATATTCCATTTTCAATACCTATTAAGGGAGCAATTAGATTTGATAATCAAGCACAGTTTCATTCTCTTAAATATTTATATTCTTTGGCAAAGAATATAAGTAAAAAAGGAGTTCATATATACGAACAGACTATGGCTGTGGACATTGAAGAAAATAATGATAATTATATCATTACAACTATAAATGGAAATAAAGTAAGTGCAGAAAAAGTTATTATCGCATCTCACTATCCCTTTTATAATAAACACGGAATGTATTTTACTCGAATCTATCCATCGAGAACCTACATTACTGGAGTTAAAGCAAAGGAAAAATATCCAGGTGGGATGTATATAAACGCCGAAGAGCCTTCCCGTTCAATAAGATGTGAAAATACACAAGATGGTGAACTTATACTTGTTGTAGGAGAGGGTCATAAAACTGGTCAGGGAGAAGATATGAATCAACATTATGAAGTATTAATGGATTTTGCAAATAATTTATTCACTGTAGAAGATATACCCTTTAGGTGGTCTACTCAAGATTGCATGACCTTAGATAGTATTCCCTATATAGGAAACTTTACTTCAAATACACCTAATCTTTATATAGCTACTGGTTTTCAAAAATGGGGTATGACAAACAGCACTGTTGCTTCCATAATCATCAGAGATTTAATTATAAAAGGTGAAAGCCCTTGGGCAGATGTATACAATCCATCTCGTAAAACAATTGCAGCGTCTTCAAAAAACTTTATAGTAGAAAATGCAGATGTTGCAAAACATCTTTTAAAAGGAAAATTATCATCCTTAGATAATGATATTAATTTACAAAATGGAGAATCAAAAGTATTAGAAATCCAGGGTAAGAGAGCAGGAGCCTATAGAGATTATCAAGGAAAACTCCATATAGTAAATACTACTTGTACCCATATGGGATGCGAATTGAATTGGAATTCTGCAGAAAGTTCCTGGGACTGTCCTTGCCATGGTTCAAGATTTTCTTATGAGGGAAAAGTATTAGAAGGACCTGCTACAAAACCTTTAAAACTTGAGCATGATGTAAATACTATTGAAAAACTATTTAAAGACGATTTTTAA